The Alkalibacter saccharofermentans DSM 14828 genome includes a window with the following:
- a CDS encoding alpha/beta fold hydrolase, giving the protein MYYENKLGKIYYEVHGPENAPAIVFNHGVTMDHRTFKEQIEALKDKYRVIIWDMPYHGKSSAIDDRLHLSATAADFLMELLDDLKIDKAILVGLSFGSFVSQHAASKHPARVVAMIQISGQSLYPKRSAFLNILKPFFVIATKIQSEKRLAKSFAKHKTITPHTLVYLEEGVYHIGKKTLGHLFKEMIRDWVTGIPELLKQPMLIIYGDREFGAVKKMHQRWHANTPNSEIVMIKNAHHITNQDNPEEVNKAILSFITNLRHI; this is encoded by the coding sequence TTGTATTATGAGAATAAGTTAGGTAAAATTTATTATGAGGTTCATGGACCAGAGAATGCTCCAGCGATAGTTTTCAACCATGGAGTAACAATGGATCATAGGACTTTCAAGGAACAGATAGAGGCATTGAAGGATAAATATCGAGTAATTATATGGGATATGCCCTATCATGGCAAATCATCAGCAATCGATGATAGGTTACATCTTTCTGCAACTGCAGCAGATTTTCTTATGGAGCTTTTAGATGATCTAAAAATAGATAAAGCAATACTAGTGGGCCTATCCTTTGGCAGTTTCGTGTCCCAACACGCAGCCTCTAAACATCCGGCAAGAGTAGTAGCTATGATTCAAATTAGCGGCCAATCATTATACCCAAAAAGATCGGCATTCCTTAATATCCTAAAACCTTTTTTCGTAATCGCAACAAAGATTCAGTCTGAAAAGCGATTGGCAAAATCTTTTGCCAAACATAAAACAATTACCCCTCATACATTGGTATACTTAGAAGAAGGAGTTTATCATATTGGAAAGAAAACATTAGGTCACTTATTCAAAGAGATGATAAGGGATTGGGTTACAGGAATACCCGAGCTCCTTAAGCAACCCATGCTTATTATATATGGGGACCGTGAATTTGGTGCGGTTAAAAAAATGCACCAAAGATGGCATGCCAATACTCCAAATAGTGAGATTGTTATGATCAAAAATGCCCATCACATTACAAATCAAGATAATCCAGAGGAAGTTAACAAAGCAATTTTATCTTTTATTACTAACCTTAGACATATTTAA
- a CDS encoding MBL fold metallo-hydrolase: protein MRITFYGYNTFLIKSGVKKVLIDPGGDFYLFKGWLKSLIPQSQWAAITHILVTHGDPDHYWHVDRIAEKSGAPVICNETMVQEINAKRLLLGPRARGLAFTTEIKNLYTIAHFETLIVDGIEITGIKTVHGPLKIKLGPFSKTLQPGPNKRIGWGSIGFEIRMDKKVIVNLGDTLIHRDEWKTISSPDVLMIPIGGGRVHNTMDEKEALEVAEIIKPRLVIPCHYNCAGLHKKNANPANEKYFYDEVKKLGVDCVILRKNESIEI, encoded by the coding sequence ATGAGAATAACATTTTATGGATATAATACTTTTTTAATTAAATCCGGCGTCAAAAAAGTACTTATCGATCCTGGTGGCGATTTTTATCTCTTTAAAGGATGGCTGAAGAGCCTAATCCCACAATCGCAATGGGCTGCCATAACTCATATTCTCGTAACACATGGCGATCCTGATCATTACTGGCATGTAGACAGGATAGCAGAGAAATCAGGTGCACCTGTTATTTGCAATGAAACAATGGTACAAGAAATAAACGCTAAACGTTTGCTGTTAGGACCAAGAGCTAGAGGGCTCGCATTTACTACAGAAATAAAAAACCTCTATACCATTGCTCATTTTGAAACTTTAATTGTAGATGGTATTGAAATAACTGGAATCAAAACCGTTCATGGACCATTAAAAATTAAGTTAGGCCCATTTTCTAAAACTTTGCAACCTGGTCCAAATAAAAGAATCGGATGGGGTTCTATCGGATTTGAAATTCGGATGGATAAAAAAGTGATCGTCAATTTAGGAGACACTCTTATTCATAGAGATGAATGGAAGACGATCAGCTCACCAGATGTTTTGATGATTCCAATAGGTGGAGGAAGAGTACATAACACAATGGATGAAAAGGAAGCATTAGAAGTTGCTGAAATTATTAAGCCAAGACTCGTTATTCCCTGCCACTATAACTGCGCTGGTTTACATAAAAAGAATGCAAATCCCGCTAATGAGAAGTATTTTTATGATGAGGTGAAAAAGCTGGGAGTCGATTGTGTTATTTTAAGGAAAAACGAGTCAATCGAAATATAG
- a CDS encoding HD-GYP domain-containing protein, which translates to MKKLLYIYSIDAMKNLMLGILSCSRFKLRSVPDYFFRGLKGEGIPLEARIFAVIDVYDALTSDRPYPKAWSKEETLEYIREQSGKHFDPQVVEVFLKLEIDG; encoded by the coding sequence TTGAAGAAGTTGTTATATATTTATAGCATTGATGCAATGAAAAATTTAATGTTGGGAATATTAAGTTGTAGCAGATTTAAGTTGAGAAGTGTCCCTGATTACTTCTTTCGGGGGCTTAAGGGTGAGGGAATACCCCTGGAGGCCCGTATCTTTGCCGTAATAGATGTTTACGATGCCCTGACAAGTGATCGTCCTTATCCCAAGGCCTGGTCCAAGGAAGAAACTCTTGAATACATTAGAGAACAAAGTGGCAAGCATTTTGATCCCCAGGTGGTGGAAGTGTTTCTCAAGTTAGAAATAGATGGCTAG
- a CDS encoding sensor domain-containing diguanylate cyclase — translation MSLSLNEYKVIVESAPNLIWRSGLDAKCYYFNKTWLDFTGRTLEQEYGDGWSEGVHPDDFERCVKIYLGNFSKRTRFEMEYRLLRHDGEWRWINDIGVPTIDENGEFTGFIGSCLDVTERVEGLMLKEMAQKDGLTEIFSRQYLMSLFDYEFESAKRTGSKLSVAMMDIDKFKSINDMYGHLGGDSALKMFASVVKDTVRQNDLFGRYGGDEFVIIFPNTTVEEAKKIVDRIANSLKKMVFKIDHNEIEISISVGLCELTDENSPDEMINVADKMMYENKKNK, via the coding sequence TTGTCTTTAAGCTTAAATGAGTACAAAGTCATTGTCGAGTCAGCGCCTAACTTGATATGGAGATCAGGTCTTGATGCCAAGTGTTATTATTTTAATAAAACATGGCTTGATTTTACAGGACGAACTTTAGAACAAGAATATGGTGATGGATGGTCAGAAGGAGTACATCCTGATGACTTTGAGAGATGCGTTAAAATTTATTTGGGAAACTTTAGCAAAAGAACCCGATTTGAAATGGAATACCGACTACTTCGTCACGACGGTGAATGGAGATGGATTAATGACATAGGTGTACCGACTATTGATGAGAACGGCGAATTTACAGGTTTTATAGGAAGTTGTCTGGATGTAACCGAAAGAGTAGAAGGATTGATGTTAAAAGAAATGGCTCAAAAAGACGGTCTGACAGAAATTTTTAGCCGTCAGTATTTGATGAGCCTTTTTGACTATGAATTTGAATCCGCAAAGCGGACCGGAAGTAAATTATCAGTAGCCATGATGGATATAGATAAGTTTAAATCTATAAATGATATGTACGGTCATTTAGGCGGTGATTCTGCACTTAAAATGTTCGCATCTGTTGTCAAAGATACGGTTCGTCAAAATGATTTGTTCGGTCGATATGGTGGTGATGAGTTTGTAATTATTTTCCCCAATACAACAGTTGAAGAAGCAAAAAAAATCGTTGACAGAATTGCAAATTCATTGAAAAAAATGGTTTTTAAGATTGATCATAATGAAATTGAGATTTCGATTAGTGTAGGTCTATGCGAGTTAACTGATGAAAATAGTCCTGACGAAATGATAAATGTGGCTGACAAAATGATGTATGAAAACAAGAAAAACAAATAA
- a CDS encoding class I SAM-dependent methyltransferase, whose protein sequence is MTFIQANVLKPLPFENKTFDLSIASYVAHGLQKNERKQMYVKMSRVSISKVIIYDYNTHHPSL, encoded by the coding sequence ATCACATTCATTCAAGCGAATGTACTTAAGCCGCTGCCGTTTGAAAACAAGACATTTGATCTGTCGATCGCCTCCTATGTGGCCCATGGATTGCAAAAAAACGAAAGAAAACAAATGTACGTTAAAATGAGCCGTGTTAGCATAAGCAAAGTAATTATCTATGACTACAATACACATCATCCATCTTTATAA
- a CDS encoding DMT family transporter, translating into MVRQNNIITYYSKYMLALMLFGSNGIVASQISLTSYEIVFLRTLIGSILLLVLFKSANNKIEMPKNKQHLFYLVVSGFAMGVSWMFLYEAYQQIGVSIASLAYYCGPVIVMVLSPLLFKEKFTLPKVAGFVAILFGILLINIQAIHDGKTAWGLFCGVMSATMYAFMVIFNKKAHTITGMRNSMFQLTISFFTVAIFLGLQQGFAINISRGDWLPIFILGFINTGIGCYLYFSSIGNLPVQTVAIFGYIEPLSAVAFSVLFLGEILQPIQFLGSLLVIGGAIFAEGILKQKNPINNTTQY; encoded by the coding sequence ATGGTGAGACAAAATAATATCATAACATATTATTCGAAATATATGCTTGCACTGATGCTATTTGGGTCAAATGGCATCGTTGCAAGTCAAATATCACTCACAAGCTATGAAATTGTATTTTTACGTACATTAATAGGTAGTATATTGCTCCTTGTATTGTTCAAATCAGCCAACAATAAAATAGAAATGCCTAAAAATAAACAACACCTCTTCTATCTTGTTGTATCAGGATTTGCAATGGGAGTAAGCTGGATGTTCCTTTATGAAGCTTATCAGCAAATCGGTGTCAGTATCGCATCCCTTGCATATTATTGTGGCCCGGTAATTGTCATGGTTCTTTCCCCGTTACTGTTCAAGGAAAAGTTCACCCTGCCCAAAGTTGCAGGATTTGTTGCTATCCTTTTCGGGATTCTACTCATAAACATACAAGCGATTCACGATGGGAAGACAGCCTGGGGACTATTTTGTGGAGTTATGTCTGCCACCATGTATGCATTTATGGTGATCTTTAATAAAAAAGCCCATACCATAACAGGAATGAGAAATTCAATGTTTCAGCTAACTATCAGTTTTTTTACAGTAGCCATTTTTTTAGGCCTTCAGCAGGGTTTTGCCATCAACATCTCTCGAGGTGATTGGCTTCCGATATTCATACTAGGGTTCATCAATACCGGGATTGGATGTTACCTGTATTTTTCTTCAATTGGTAATTTGCCCGTACAAACGGTCGCTATCTTCGGCTACATAGAGCCTCTTTCGGCTGTTGCTTTTTCTGTATTGTTTTTAGGAGAAATACTGCAGCCAATCCAATTTCTTGGCTCATTATTGGTTATCGGTGGTGCAATATTTGCAGAAGGAATACTCAAACAAAAAAATCCAATTAACAATACTACGCAATATTAG
- a CDS encoding LysR family transcriptional regulator, whose protein sequence is MDMNIQKYMAFIKTVEYGSFTKAAEALSYSQSGISRMINDLEKEWEISLLERNRTGVRLTSDGLKILPYAKSVYEEYQKLHMQVDELNGLQSGLIRIGTFSSVATHWLPNIIKEFQKDYPNIDYELLLGDYTEIEAWIQEGRVDCGFLRLPTHPDMETIFLEQDALLVILPENHPLVECDKFPVSSLSDYPFMLLEKGAKAEISEIFERNGLIPRAHFTTWDDYAIMSMVESGLGISILPQLILKRIPYRIIAKELDVPAYRSIGLALKDKKTASLAVKKFMDYLQYR, encoded by the coding sequence ATGGATATGAATATTCAAAAATACATGGCCTTTATTAAAACAGTGGAATACGGTAGCTTCACAAAAGCAGCTGAGGCATTATCTTATTCTCAATCTGGTATAAGCCGAATGATTAATGATTTAGAAAAAGAATGGGAAATTTCTTTATTGGAGAGGAACCGGACAGGAGTGCGATTGACTTCAGACGGTCTTAAGATTTTGCCCTATGCAAAAAGCGTATATGAAGAATATCAAAAGTTACATATGCAGGTGGATGAATTGAACGGTCTGCAATCAGGACTTATACGTATTGGTACTTTTTCCAGTGTAGCCACCCATTGGCTTCCGAATATCATTAAGGAGTTCCAAAAAGACTATCCCAATATTGATTATGAATTACTTCTTGGCGACTATACAGAAATTGAGGCGTGGATTCAGGAAGGTCGTGTTGACTGTGGCTTTCTAAGATTACCAACGCACCCAGACATGGAGACGATATTTTTAGAACAGGATGCACTACTTGTAATTTTACCAGAAAACCATCCATTGGTAGAGTGTGACAAATTCCCGGTGTCCTCACTTAGTGATTATCCGTTTATGTTACTGGAAAAAGGAGCGAAAGCTGAAATTTCTGAAATATTTGAGAGAAACGGATTAATTCCTAGAGCTCATTTTACGACTTGGGATGATTATGCAATTATGTCAATGGTGGAAAGCGGACTCGGAATCAGCATATTGCCTCAGCTAATACTTAAACGGATACCATACAGAATCATTGCTAAAGAACTAGATGTACCAGCCTACCGAAGTATTGGACTTGCTTTAAAAGATAAAAAGACCGCATCATTGGCTGTAAAGAAATTCATGGACTATCTTCAATATAGATAA
- a CDS encoding Cof-type HAD-IIB family hydrolase produces the protein MKYKMIAIDMDGTLLDNNQLISDENIEALHAAKNNGYKIVFATGRVLESAMAYSAAINLDNDYVCCMGAIMKYSNVIKKHAMNKDLIIKYADLCQANGANYGIVTDDNIYYFNNDQFYYNYYSDNKMIMYKNILSKSTFSDIHEIENKLESSSVLKMELYETGNDVLSKIWPKLDHDLMCIVRANYLCIEIVSPYANKGSGLSLIANHYGLGCEEIIAIGDSDNDIPMFEVSGLSVSMENSPDDIKSITHYTTDSNDNAGVAKILKKLKII, from the coding sequence ATGAAATATAAAATGATAGCAATAGACATGGATGGTACTTTGCTTGATAATAATCAATTAATTTCAGATGAAAACATTGAAGCTCTTCACGCTGCAAAAAACAATGGATATAAAATAGTTTTTGCCACCGGAAGAGTCCTAGAATCTGCCATGGCTTATTCTGCTGCAATAAATCTAGATAATGATTATGTCTGTTGCATGGGTGCTATAATGAAGTACTCCAATGTCATCAAAAAACATGCCATGAATAAGGATTTAATAATAAAGTACGCTGATTTATGCCAAGCGAATGGGGCAAATTATGGAATTGTAACTGACGATAATATTTATTATTTTAATAATGATCAATTTTATTATAACTATTATTCCGATAATAAAATGATAATGTACAAAAACATCTTATCAAAAAGTACTTTTAGTGATATCCATGAAATAGAAAACAAACTAGAATCTTCATCTGTACTGAAGATGGAGCTATACGAAACCGGAAATGATGTCCTATCAAAAATTTGGCCTAAACTAGACCATGATTTAATGTGCATAGTGCGGGCAAATTATTTGTGCATCGAAATCGTTAGCCCATATGCAAACAAAGGTTCAGGCCTTTCTCTTATAGCTAACCATTACGGTTTAGGGTGCGAAGAGATAATTGCAATAGGGGACAGCGATAATGATATTCCTATGTTTGAAGTCTCCGGCTTATCTGTTTCCATGGAAAATTCTCCTGACGATATAAAATCAATCACTCACTATACGACTGATTCAAACGACAATGCCGGTGTTGCTAAAATTTTAAAAAAACTAAAAATTATCTAA
- a CDS encoding serine hydrolase domain-containing protein has protein sequence MLRKYCVLFLSIVLIFSWSESTLANDGGKTPSGIPIIELEEFIDDYMSEYIGKTSPGAAVVLVKDGEIIFSKGYGYANIESGILVDPRDTVFEYGSVSKLFVYTTMMRLSEEGKIDLQADIRDYLPADFLKKIKYDEPITMINIMNHTTGFEDFLFDVVLLNSNKNRPTMEQTLRKSQPMQVYRPGKISAYSNYAVGLAAYIAEQIIGQDFYQYLMETIFLTLDMDQTSAHPTLEDRDILLESKANGYYRKGNGVFVPGHWSYIPIYPVGSVNGTAEDLARFAIALMPAGGQKSPLFNKRATLDSMLSQSHAMGPQLTGFAYGFIEWDGEKRGVGHGGNTAAFSSQINIVPEERFGVVILTNVNSEMDITSGLTEELIGKRIKSLPVGGDDLPDVKEVEGTYIAARRMHNGFLEIYGYLNLLKVEALEPNKIQLSMAGQTSTLVQTRPYVFERTESQGAIFDYHFRTIYFEAANGKVQRLSGDFLPLPGGRTMPWLLTFLAVAVISTSYFVIAPIALLVRRLWQKKRGFKYDETSKIVTFMMLCGTGLIINNALLAMRMLYNNYRSFSEMRIHILLNNSLVASTALLLILLVRRWQALGLSKAQKVLLLVTVGILVALIAVLINWQFLKMFI, from the coding sequence ATGTTAAGAAAATATTGTGTATTGTTCTTAAGTATTGTTTTGATTTTTTCTTGGTCTGAAAGCACGTTGGCAAATGATGGAGGGAAAACACCTTCAGGGATACCCATTATAGAATTAGAGGAATTTATTGATGATTACATGTCTGAATATATTGGCAAAACATCACCAGGAGCAGCGGTGGTACTAGTCAAAGATGGTGAAATCATCTTCTCCAAGGGGTATGGTTATGCCAATATAGAAAGTGGAATCTTAGTAGATCCAAGAGATACAGTCTTTGAATATGGCTCTGTAAGCAAGCTCTTTGTTTATACCACGATGATGCGACTTTCAGAAGAAGGAAAAATCGATCTTCAAGCAGACATACGAGATTATTTGCCCGCAGATTTCCTGAAAAAAATAAAATATGATGAGCCTATTACTATGATAAATATTATGAACCACACCACAGGCTTTGAAGATTTTTTATTTGACGTCGTATTGCTAAATTCAAATAAAAATCGGCCAACTATGGAGCAGACTTTAAGAAAATCACAACCTATGCAAGTTTATAGACCCGGAAAAATAAGCGCTTATTCAAATTATGCCGTGGGCCTGGCAGCATACATAGCGGAGCAAATTATTGGGCAGGATTTTTACCAATATCTTATGGAGACAATATTCCTCACTTTGGACATGGACCAAACTTCTGCCCATCCAACTCTCGAAGACAGGGATATTCTCTTGGAAAGCAAAGCAAATGGCTACTATAGAAAGGGAAATGGGGTATTTGTGCCAGGGCATTGGAGCTATATCCCCATTTATCCTGTGGGCTCAGTAAATGGGACCGCTGAGGATCTGGCGCGGTTTGCCATAGCATTAATGCCGGCAGGAGGACAAAAGAGCCCATTGTTTAATAAAAGGGCGACATTGGATAGTATGCTTTCACAAAGCCACGCCATGGGGCCTCAGCTCACAGGATTCGCCTACGGTTTTATTGAGTGGGACGGTGAAAAAAGGGGTGTTGGACATGGGGGAAATACCGCTGCCTTTTCTTCGCAAATTAATATAGTGCCTGAGGAACGCTTCGGAGTGGTAATACTAACTAATGTAAATAGCGAAATGGATATTACCTCGGGATTGACTGAAGAGCTTATTGGTAAACGCATTAAAAGCTTGCCCGTAGGCGGGGATGATCTGCCTGATGTCAAAGAAGTGGAAGGTACATATATAGCGGCTCGCAGGATGCATAATGGGTTTTTAGAGATTTATGGTTATCTTAACTTGCTGAAAGTCGAAGCGTTGGAGCCAAATAAAATTCAGCTGAGTATGGCTGGCCAAACATCTACACTGGTACAAACCAGGCCTTATGTGTTTGAGCGTACAGAGTCACAAGGTGCAATATTCGATTATCATTTTAGGACGATATACTTTGAAGCAGCAAATGGTAAAGTGCAACGATTGTCGGGAGACTTTTTGCCTTTGCCGGGAGGGCGTACAATGCCATGGTTGCTGACCTTTTTAGCTGTTGCAGTGATCAGCACATCATACTTTGTTATTGCCCCTATAGCGCTGCTTGTAAGGAGGCTTTGGCAAAAAAAGAGAGGGTTTAAGTATGACGAGACGTCTAAGATTGTCACATTTATGATGTTGTGCGGTACAGGGTTGATTATAAACAATGCTCTACTGGCAATGCGCATGTTATACAACAACTACCGTTCATTTTCCGAGATGCGTATTCATATTTTACTTAACAATTCTTTGGTGGCGTCGACTGCATTGCTGCTGATACTATTAGTGAGAAGATGGCAGGCTTTAGGGCTTTCAAAAGCTCAAAAAGTATTGCTGTTGGTTACAGTCGGTATATTGGTTGCTTTAATTGCAGTTCTTATCAACTGGCAATTTCTTAAGATGTTTATTTAG
- a CDS encoding metallophosphoesterase, protein MIIKKKNNVRIIGNLIAIIAFLAWVFWSNRAIQITTYKVKSPRISDNLSGFTIAHVSDLHNQKFGYGQRNLISKIAIVKPHIIAVTGDLVDSRSTDIDMAMIFIKEAAKVAPVYYVTGNHEARIEDYDELKQRLEIAGAHIMDGQIEEIFHNDEIISLMGVADPSFTDISVYVGEGETVANDIRSISYDKDSYSILLSHRPELFQVYVSAGLDLVLAGHAHGGQFRIPFIGGVIAPNQGYLPKYTSGIIKDGKTKMIVSRGMGSSIIPMRINNRPELVVVRLSN, encoded by the coding sequence TTGATAATAAAGAAGAAAAACAATGTAAGGATTATTGGCAATTTGATCGCAATAATAGCCTTTTTAGCCTGGGTTTTCTGGAGCAATCGAGCTATACAAATTACGACCTATAAGGTAAAAAGCCCAAGAATAAGTGATAATTTATCTGGTTTCACGATAGCCCATGTATCCGACTTGCATAACCAGAAGTTTGGATATGGACAACGAAACCTGATATCTAAAATAGCTATAGTCAAACCCCATATAATTGCAGTAACCGGGGATCTTGTGGATTCGAGAAGCACCGATATAGATATGGCTATGATATTTATAAAAGAGGCGGCAAAGGTAGCTCCGGTTTATTATGTAACAGGTAATCATGAAGCCCGAATTGAAGATTATGATGAGCTGAAGCAAAGGCTTGAAATTGCAGGAGCACATATTATGGATGGGCAGATCGAAGAGATTTTTCATAACGACGAGATTATATCCTTGATGGGAGTAGCAGATCCATCTTTTACTGACATATCTGTTTATGTGGGAGAGGGTGAAACCGTTGCCAATGATATAAGAAGCATTTCTTATGATAAGGATTCTTACTCTATACTCTTATCTCATCGCCCGGAACTTTTTCAAGTGTATGTTTCAGCCGGACTGGATTTGGTTCTGGCAGGTCATGCACATGGAGGCCAATTCAGAATACCTTTTATTGGAGGGGTTATAGCTCCGAATCAGGGTTACCTGCCTAAATACACTTCAGGAATTATAAAAGATGGAAAAACAAAAATGATAGTCAGTAGAGGAATGGGTAGCAGCATAATTCCCATGCGCATCAACAATAGACCTGAGCTGGTGGTTGTGAGACTAAGTAATTGA
- a CDS encoding GNAT family N-acetyltransferase: MEIRKYIKEQDEERLMRLIASEGEEWECYTGEDVAEKYRKALNASITYVAYQEGILCGYSRSIDDCGFYIYVCDLLVDRNHRGKNIGRKLMESIYLDYPDKIVYVMSDVDGYYEKQGYRREGSIFEVRKRPIE, translated from the coding sequence ATGGAAATAAGAAAATATATAAAAGAGCAGGATGAAGAGAGATTGATGAGGTTGATTGCTAGCGAGGGTGAAGAGTGGGAGTGTTATACTGGGGAGGATGTTGCAGAAAAGTATAGAAAGGCTTTGAATGCTTCGATAACTTACGTTGCATACCAAGAGGGTATTTTATGTGGATATTCAAGATCCATAGATGACTGTGGGTTCTACATATACGTCTGCGATCTATTGGTAGACAGAAATCACAGAGGCAAGAATATTGGGCGAAAGCTGATGGAGAGCATTTACTTGGATTATCCAGACAAGATAGTTTATGTTATGTCGGATGTGGACGGATACTACGAAAAACAGGGTTATAGGCGTGAAGGATCCATATTTGAAGTAAGGAAAAGGCCAATCGAATAA
- a CDS encoding prenyltransferase: MVVQRQYNSDIEGIISKRYHNGWDYWTTPDKRLGKGGTFSTLSSALLLRELGVKSSDDILLDVAELIFSCLREDGRFKLSPKGAIYPCHTINALNVLCNLGYAGDERLEKSFNHLMDIQHSDGGWRCKKFSYGKGPETDYSNPGPTLTALNAFRFTRHLNRNSDLDKAVGFLLDHWTVRLPIGPCHYGIGTLFMQVEYPFETYNLFYYVYVLSYYDRAKEDTRFIEALNILESKVQDGKIVVERVNPKLATFSFCKKGEPSDLGTRHYLEIKRNLR, translated from the coding sequence ATGGTTGTTCAGCGCCAATATAATTCTGACATCGAAGGAATAATTTCAAAGAGATACCATAACGGATGGGATTATTGGACTACCCCTGATAAAAGGTTGGGAAAAGGCGGAACGTTTTCCACTCTGTCAAGCGCTTTGCTGCTCCGGGAGCTTGGAGTTAAGTCATCTGATGATATTCTGCTGGATGTTGCGGAGCTTATTTTTAGCTGCCTGCGGGAAGACGGAAGGTTTAAACTTTCCCCAAAGGGAGCGATATATCCTTGCCACACAATAAATGCTTTGAACGTCTTGTGCAATTTAGGGTATGCAGGTGACGAGAGGCTGGAAAAATCATTCAATCACCTGATGGATATTCAACACAGCGATGGAGGATGGAGGTGCAAAAAATTCAGTTACGGGAAAGGCCCCGAAACCGATTATTCAAATCCGGGTCCTACTCTGACAGCTTTAAACGCATTTCGATTTACAAGGCATCTTAACCGAAATTCAGATTTAGATAAAGCAGTGGGATTTCTGCTTGATCACTGGACTGTTCGACTGCCCATAGGTCCTTGCCATTACGGGATAGGAACTCTTTTTATGCAAGTGGAGTATCCCTTTGAAACATACAACCTGTTTTATTATGTATATGTCCTTTCTTATTATGATAGAGCCAAAGAAGATACAAGGTTTATAGAGGCACTGAACATCTTGGAATCAAAGGTGCAAGATGGGAAAATTGTTGTAGAGCGAGTAAATCCCAAGTTGGCAACGTTCTCGTTTTGTAAAAAAGGAGAGCCAAGTGATTTAGGGACACGGCACTATCTAGAGATAAAACGAAACCTGCGTTGA
- a CDS encoding DUF3795 domain-containing protein: MKKDLIAPCGMNCRLCISFQAMTLELKKKGFNRKYCRGCIPRGENCTHMGDSCELLRTGAVRFCYKCDKFPCKRLKALDKRYRTKYHMSMIENLQYIKENGMDAFLKRQEEIWKCQRCGGAICCHNGLCLSCDLKKLQQNKRYRWGEVEVR; encoded by the coding sequence ATGAAAAAAGACCTTATAGCGCCATGTGGAATGAACTGCAGGCTATGCATAAGCTTTCAGGCGATGACGTTGGAACTTAAAAAGAAGGGATTCAATAGAAAATACTGCCGGGGCTGCATACCCAGAGGTGAAAACTGCACGCATATGGGTGACTCCTGCGAGCTTTTAAGGACAGGGGCGGTGAGGTTCTGCTATAAATGCGATAAATTCCCGTGCAAACGACTAAAGGCTTTAGATAAAAGGTATCGAACTAAATATCATATGAGCATGATTGAAAACCTTCAATACATTAAAGAAAATGGAATGGATGCTTTTTTGAAGAGACAAGAAGAAATATGGAAATGTCAAAGATGCGGTGGTGCTATATGCTGCCACAACGGGCTCTGTTTGTCCTGTGATTTGAAAAAACTACAGCAAAACAAAAGGTATCGCTGGGGAGAAGTTGAGGTCAGATAA